A window from Flavobacterium gyeonganense encodes these proteins:
- a CDS encoding DUF5522 domain-containing protein: protein MNNIKTKVCSSCESSFGCGNISAENNCWCNDFPPIFNLSEGGDCLCPECFKEACVDKIDAYVETITPKKALQNKAISLPKTDKIIEDIDYYIENGNYVFKSWFHLKRGSCCGNACRHCPY, encoded by the coding sequence ATGAATAATATAAAAACAAAAGTTTGTTCGAGCTGTGAATCCTCTTTTGGGTGCGGAAATATTTCTGCTGAAAATAATTGCTGGTGCAATGATTTCCCTCCTATTTTCAATCTTTCAGAAGGAGGAGATTGTCTTTGTCCGGAATGCTTTAAAGAAGCATGCGTAGACAAAATAGACGCTTATGTAGAAACGATTACTCCTAAAAAAGCCCTTCAAAACAAAGCGATATCTCTGCCAAAAACCGACAAAATAATTGAAGACATTGACTATTATATCGAAAATGGCAATTATGTTTTTAAATCATGGTTTCATTTAAAAAGGGGAAGCTGCTGCGGAAATGCTTGTCGTCATTGTCCTTATTAA
- a CDS encoding SDR family NAD(P)-dependent oxidoreductase, with product MALLENKVAFVSGGGSGIGRAIAEAYAREGAKVVVSDINVEHGEETVKIIKDNGGEAFFVKGDSSSSLDNKHMVEVAVSKYGRLDIACNNAGMGGPAKPTGEYDPDAWDKVIALNLNGVFYACRYQLEQMEKNGGGNIVNIASIHGQVAAPNSPAYTASKHGVVGLTKNIAAEYAQKNIRCNAVGPGYIETALLKDNLDKSMMDAVAAKAPMNRLGTSEEIAELVVFLSSEKSSFTTGSYIIADGGYTAV from the coding sequence ATGGCACTTTTAGAAAATAAGGTAGCTTTTGTTTCAGGAGGCGGTTCAGGAATCGGACGCGCTATAGCAGAAGCGTACGCCCGTGAAGGGGCAAAAGTAGTGGTTTCAGATATTAATGTTGAACATGGTGAAGAAACTGTAAAAATTATAAAGGATAACGGAGGAGAGGCTTTTTTTGTAAAAGGCGATTCTTCGAGTTCATTAGATAACAAACATATGGTTGAAGTTGCAGTATCAAAATACGGACGTCTGGATATTGCGTGTAACAATGCCGGAATGGGCGGTCCTGCAAAACCAACTGGAGAATATGACCCAGATGCATGGGATAAGGTAATTGCACTCAATTTGAATGGGGTTTTTTATGCCTGTCGTTATCAACTGGAACAAATGGAAAAAAACGGAGGAGGAAACATTGTCAACATTGCTTCGATTCACGGACAGGTTGCAGCTCCAAATAGTCCTGCCTACACTGCTTCAAAACATGGCGTTGTAGGATTAACAAAAAACATAGCGGCAGAATACGCTCAAAAAAATATTCGCTGTAATGCAGTAGGGCCTGGATATATTGAAACCGCCCTGTTAAAAGACAATTTAGATAAAAGTATGATGGATGCTGTGGCTGCAAAAGCGCCAATGAATCGTTTAGGCACATCAGAAGAAATTGCAGAGCTGGTTGTATTTCTGAGTTCTGAAAAATCTTCCTTTACTACCGGAAGTTACATAATTGCCGACGGAGGTTATACTGCGGTTTAA
- a CDS encoding adenosylcobinamide-GDP ribazoletransferase, which produces MKKELHIFFTCVMFYTRIPCPKNISHDPEYLNKATRYFPFIGWIVGSISFLAFYISSIFLSIETAVILALIASILTTGAFHEDGFADVCDGFGGGWTKEKILMIMKDSAIGAYGAIGLVLLFLLKFKLISESVLLFSNHNYLIFLLFISAHSLSRLAAISIIFTHEYSRDDASSKNKPIAKKHSWKEVLGSFFFGLLPLFALSCFQYKLLFILIPVFITRYFLARYFQKWIGGYTGDCLGATQQVCEAIYYLSILLIWKFI; this is translated from the coding sequence ATGAAAAAAGAACTCCATATTTTCTTTACATGTGTAATGTTTTACACCCGGATTCCGTGTCCAAAAAACATCAGTCACGATCCTGAATATTTAAACAAAGCTACCCGTTATTTTCCTTTCATTGGCTGGATTGTGGGAAGCATATCATTTCTTGCTTTCTATATTTCTTCTATTTTTCTTTCTATAGAAACAGCTGTAATTTTAGCACTGATCGCTTCAATATTAACAACAGGTGCTTTTCACGAAGATGGCTTTGCTGATGTGTGTGATGGTTTTGGCGGAGGCTGGACCAAAGAAAAAATCCTGATGATCATGAAAGATAGTGCCATTGGTGCTTATGGTGCGATTGGCTTGGTTTTGCTTTTTTTATTGAAATTTAAATTGATTTCAGAATCTGTTTTGCTTTTTTCGAATCACAATTATTTGATTTTCCTGCTGTTTATTTCTGCTCACTCACTAAGTCGTTTAGCAGCAATCTCAATTATTTTTACTCATGAATATTCACGGGATGATGCTTCAAGTAAAAACAAACCCATTGCAAAGAAACATAGCTGGAAAGAAGTTTTAGGTTCTTTTTTCTTCGGACTGCTTCCGTTATTTGCACTCTCCTGTTTTCAATATAAACTGCTTTTTATCCTGATTCCGGTTTTCATAACCCGTTATTTCCTGGCCCGTTACTTTCAAAAATGGATTGGTGGCTATACAGGTGATTGCCTGGGAGCAACGCAGCAGGTCTGTGAAGCAATTTATTATTTAAGCATTCTTTTGATATGGAAATTTATCTAA
- a CDS encoding pseudouridine synthase → MHRHFLLFKPYGYLSQFIYELKRKKKLLGELYDFPEGTMAIGRLDEDSEGLLLLTTDGMVSEIVRSKKVKKEYYVQVDGIITPEAIEQLQKGVEIGFEGGKYITKPCNAFIVSEIPDFGPRAKKIRDERHGPTSWASITISEGKFRQVRKMTAAVGFPTLRLVRVRIGNVYLQNLKAGEVLEVPSFQLDNESI, encoded by the coding sequence ATGCACAGACACTTCCTTCTTTTTAAACCTTATGGTTATCTCAGCCAGTTTATTTATGAATTGAAAAGAAAGAAAAAGCTTTTAGGCGAATTATACGATTTCCCCGAAGGAACAATGGCGATAGGAAGACTGGACGAAGACTCTGAAGGGCTGCTTTTACTGACTACTGACGGAATGGTAAGCGAAATAGTCAGAAGCAAAAAAGTCAAAAAGGAATATTATGTTCAGGTTGACGGAATCATAACTCCAGAAGCCATTGAGCAATTACAAAAAGGTGTAGAAATAGGTTTTGAAGGAGGCAAATACATAACAAAACCCTGCAATGCTTTTATTGTTTCTGAAATTCCTGATTTTGGACCAAGAGCCAAAAAAATCAGGGATGAGCGTCATGGCCCGACTTCCTGGGCTTCGATCACTATCAGTGAAGGAAAATTCCGTCAGGTTCGAAAAATGACTGCAGCAGTTGGTTTTCCAACTTTGAGACTTGTGAGGGTTCGAATAGGAAATGTATATTTGCAAAACTTAAAAGCTGGTGAAGTTTTAGAAGTTCCCTCTTTTCAATTAGATAATGAGTCAATTTGA
- the cobT gene encoding nicotinate-nucleotide--dimethylbenzimidazole phosphoribosyltransferase: MINLDDILKSRRDTRHFTADEVPDGVIEKALQAGHWAPSVGLTDATRYYIIKSAEVKSAVKNLFLDYNKKAEELTDNPEQKELYKSLKLEAIKEAPIGLIIAYDRSVLNQFTIGTVGSNEAVKFSSVCAAQNIWLSLTEQGYGMGWVSILNYYQFKKILDLPENIEPLGYFCIGKPATNYGNQPMLQQLHWKQKSEAPNCTEIKNVIENCVSDFVLKLQPEAEDETNFSSLLQEKIDSKTKPVGALGTLETLAFQIGTVFKTLNPKIINPNIVVFAADHGIANHGVSAYPQDVTRQMVNNFLEGGAAINVFCNQHDIKLSIVDSGVNYDFPTNVKLINAKIAKGTQSFLHAPAMSDTELHLCFEKGRGIVETIAKKGSNCIGFGEMGIGNTSTASVLMSILTGFPIEECVGKGTGVADEKLIQKQNLLKKAIKNYSGPAELMRQLAYFGGFEIIQMASGMLTAYENNMIILVDGFICSVAFLIALKMNPDIHKNAVFCHCSAEKAHEKLLDYLQAKPILNLDLRLGEGTGCAVAFPILKSAEVFLNEMASFESAGVSRK, encoded by the coding sequence ATGATAAATCTTGACGATATATTAAAATCACGACGTGATACCCGGCATTTTACAGCCGATGAAGTCCCTGATGGGGTGATTGAAAAAGCTTTACAGGCGGGTCACTGGGCACCTTCTGTAGGACTAACGGATGCAACGAGATATTACATCATAAAATCGGCAGAAGTAAAAAGCGCTGTTAAAAACCTGTTTTTGGATTATAATAAAAAGGCTGAAGAACTTACTGACAATCCCGAACAAAAAGAACTTTATAAATCCCTGAAACTGGAAGCGATTAAAGAAGCTCCAATTGGACTTATCATTGCGTATGACCGATCTGTACTAAATCAGTTTACGATTGGAACTGTTGGCAGTAACGAAGCTGTGAAATTCAGCTCAGTTTGTGCGGCTCAAAATATTTGGCTTTCGCTGACAGAACAAGGCTATGGCATGGGCTGGGTTTCAATTTTGAATTATTATCAGTTCAAAAAAATACTTGATTTACCTGAAAACATTGAACCACTAGGCTATTTCTGCATTGGGAAACCGGCAACAAATTACGGTAATCAGCCCATGCTGCAGCAATTGCACTGGAAACAAAAATCGGAAGCCCCCAATTGTACTGAAATTAAAAATGTTATTGAAAATTGTGTTTCAGATTTTGTTTTAAAACTGCAACCTGAAGCTGAGGACGAAACAAATTTCAGCAGTCTTTTACAGGAAAAAATAGATTCGAAGACCAAACCTGTTGGTGCTTTGGGGACTTTAGAAACGCTGGCTTTTCAAATCGGAACTGTTTTTAAAACTTTAAATCCGAAAATAATAAATCCGAATATTGTGGTTTTCGCAGCTGACCACGGAATTGCAAATCATGGCGTGAGTGCCTATCCGCAAGATGTTACCAGACAAATGGTCAATAATTTTCTGGAGGGTGGTGCGGCGATTAATGTTTTTTGCAATCAGCATGACATTAAGCTCTCCATCGTAGATTCTGGGGTAAACTATGATTTCCCAACGAATGTTAAACTAATTAATGCTAAAATCGCCAAAGGAACCCAATCTTTTTTACATGCGCCGGCAATGAGTGATACCGAACTGCATTTGTGTTTTGAAAAAGGAAGAGGTATTGTAGAAACTATTGCCAAAAAAGGTTCTAATTGTATTGGTTTTGGTGAAATGGGAATTGGGAATACCTCAACAGCTTCAGTCCTGATGAGTATTTTAACCGGTTTTCCGATTGAAGAATGTGTTGGGAAAGGAACAGGAGTTGCTGATGAAAAATTAATTCAGAAACAAAATCTGCTCAAAAAAGCCATTAAAAATTATTCTGGTCCAGCCGAATTAATGCGGCAGCTCGCCTACTTTGGCGGTTTTGAAATCATACAAATGGCAAGCGGAATGTTAACGGCTTACGAAAATAATATGATTATCCTGGTTGATGGTTTTATTTGCAGCGTTGCTTTTTTAATTGCTTTAAAAATGAATCCTGATATTCATAAAAATGCTGTTTTTTGCCATTGCTCTGCAGAAAAAGCACATGAAAAATTATTGGATTATTTACAGGCAAAACCAATTTTAAATTTAGATTTACGCCTTGGAGAAGGAACCGGCTGTGCTGTTGCTTTTCCAATTTTAAAATCTGCTGAAGTTTTTTTGAACGAAATGGCGAGTTTTGAAAGTGCCGGGGTTAGCAGGAAATGA
- a CDS encoding ABC transporter ATP-binding protein, with the protein MNTILSTSNLSIGYKTKKVAVTIAQDLNLTFDSGKLIALIGANGIGKSTLLRTITGIQSPLAGSVFLKGKSISTYRPLDLAQSLSLVLTEKLPPSNLSVFELVALGRQPYTNWVGNLTPEDIVKVNEALTLTQIEHLTSKRHFEISDGQLQKVLIARALAQDTPLIILDEPTTHLDLLHKVSLFKLLKKLTQETHKCILFSTHDIDLAIQLSDEMIIMTPETVMQDEPCNLISKGSFNTLFKDEHIVFDAEKGKFIVS; encoded by the coding sequence ATGAACACCATCCTCTCCACTTCAAATTTAAGTATTGGCTACAAAACCAAGAAAGTTGCTGTGACTATTGCTCAGGATTTAAATTTAACTTTTGATTCTGGAAAACTCATTGCTTTGATTGGTGCAAACGGAATAGGGAAGTCAACTTTATTAAGAACAATTACCGGAATTCAATCTCCATTGGCAGGAAGCGTTTTTCTGAAAGGAAAAAGTATAAGTACATATAGACCCTTAGATTTAGCACAAAGCTTAAGTTTGGTTTTAACCGAAAAACTGCCACCAAGTAATCTTTCCGTATTTGAATTAGTCGCTTTGGGTCGTCAGCCCTATACCAATTGGGTGGGAAATTTAACTCCCGAGGATATCGTAAAAGTAAATGAAGCTTTAACATTAACTCAAATTGAACATTTGACTTCAAAAAGGCATTTTGAAATCAGCGACGGGCAATTGCAGAAAGTTTTAATTGCAAGAGCACTTGCACAAGATACGCCTTTGATTATTCTTGACGAACCCACCACACATCTTGATTTATTGCATAAAGTTTCATTGTTCAAATTACTAAAAAAACTAACACAGGAAACCCACAAGTGCATTTTGTTTTCAACCCACGACATTGATCTGGCCATTCAGCTAAGCGACGAAATGATTATTATGACACCGGAAACCGTAATGCAGGATGAACCTTGTAATTTAATTTCGAAAGGAAGTTTTAATACTTTGTTCAAAGACGAACATATTGTTTTTGATGCTGAAAAAGGGAAGTTTATTGTGAGTTAA
- a CDS encoding iron ABC transporter permease — MVNKKRNTILFAILALGLLLMFLSSISLGSVNIPFKDVYASLTGGQASKSTWEYIIINYRLPKAITAVLVGTGLSISGLLMQTLFRNPLAGPYVLGLSSGASLGVAFVILGAGFLPSFLKIIALSSYGIVLASTLGSTLVLLLVLLVSQRIRDTMAILIVGLMFGSFTTALVSVLTYFSTAEQLQKFTFWSLGNLGNLSWKSITVLAVSVVFGLVLSAGSIKPLNALLLGENYAKSMGLNFKRARLIIIFATSILAGSITAFAGPIAFIGLAVPHIAKLTFQTSNHMILFWSTLLFGAIIVLFCDIVSQMPGFDVTLPINAITSIIGAPVVIWLLVRKRNFK, encoded by the coding sequence TTGGTCAACAAAAAACGAAATACAATTCTATTTGCTATTTTGGCTTTAGGTCTGCTTTTAATGTTCTTGTCCAGCATTAGTCTTGGTTCCGTGAATATCCCGTTTAAAGATGTTTATGCCAGTTTAACAGGCGGTCAGGCCAGTAAATCAACCTGGGAGTATATTATAATTAATTACCGTTTGCCAAAAGCTATAACAGCGGTTTTAGTTGGTACAGGACTTTCAATAAGCGGTTTGTTAATGCAGACATTATTTAGGAATCCGCTTGCCGGGCCTTATGTTTTAGGATTAAGTTCAGGTGCAAGTTTAGGAGTGGCATTTGTCATTTTGGGTGCTGGATTTTTACCCTCTTTTCTAAAAATAATCGCCTTGTCATCTTACGGAATTGTTTTGGCTTCTACTTTAGGGAGCACGCTCGTTTTGCTATTGGTCTTATTGGTTTCCCAAAGAATAAGAGATACAATGGCAATTTTGATTGTGGGCTTAATGTTTGGAAGTTTTACCACGGCACTCGTGAGTGTTTTAACCTATTTTAGTACGGCAGAACAGCTTCAGAAATTTACTTTCTGGTCATTAGGTAATCTTGGAAATCTTTCCTGGAAATCCATTACAGTTTTAGCTGTGAGTGTTGTTTTTGGTTTAGTTTTGAGCGCGGGCAGTATCAAGCCTTTGAATGCTTTGCTTCTGGGCGAAAATTATGCAAAAAGCATGGGGTTGAATTTCAAAAGAGCACGTTTGATTATTATTTTTGCAACCAGTATTTTAGCCGGAAGTATAACTGCTTTTGCAGGCCCGATTGCTTTTATTGGTCTTGCGGTTCCACACATTGCAAAACTAACTTTTCAAACCAGTAATCATATGATTTTGTTTTGGAGTACGTTGCTTTTTGGAGCCATTATCGTGCTATTTTGCGATATCGTTTCTCAAATGCCTGGATTTGATGTGACGCTTCCCATAAATGCTATTACATCTATAATTGGTGCTCCGGTTGTGATTTGGTTATTGGTACGAAAAAGAAATTTTAAGTAA
- a CDS encoding ABC transporter substrate-binding protein, whose protein sequence is MKHLFPKFIFIISFFLLTGCKKNENAAITTSEIPQNSIEYASGLSIVKHEGYSVVTVSNPWPNADKSFKYILKEKDAEVPDSLDNYTTIKVPLESIVVTSTTNIPFLEMLDVENKLTGFPHTDYISSEKTRTLIDKGSVKNVGQNEKLNMEQLIELSPDLIVTFGVDNNNPMLDNLKKSGLNVLIQADWMEQSPLGKAEWIKLYGALFGKEEKAKELFDKIVTSYNQALKLVTEKPAVSTVLYGSMYEDVWYVAKGNSWVAKFMKDAQANYLWSDLKGTGSEGLSFEKVLDKAKTANFWIVSGSFTTLDQLQKANPHYSEFDAFKNKSVYCLESKFGATGGTIYYEVSPSRPDLVLKDYIKIFHPDLLPGYEFTFATKLN, encoded by the coding sequence ATGAAACATTTATTTCCCAAATTTATTTTTATAATCTCTTTTTTTCTTCTGACGGGATGTAAAAAAAATGAAAATGCAGCAATTACAACCTCTGAAATTCCTCAAAACAGTATCGAATATGCTTCCGGACTTTCTATAGTAAAACATGAAGGATATTCTGTGGTTACGGTTTCAAATCCCTGGCCAAATGCAGATAAAAGTTTTAAATACATTTTAAAAGAAAAAGATGCTGAAGTGCCTGACAGTCTAGACAATTATACAACAATTAAAGTTCCGTTGGAGTCTATTGTAGTAACTTCGACAACCAATATTCCATTTCTTGAAATGCTTGATGTAGAAAATAAACTGACCGGTTTTCCGCATACAGATTATATTTCTTCTGAAAAAACAAGAACTTTAATTGACAAAGGTTCCGTTAAAAATGTAGGGCAGAACGAAAAACTAAATATGGAACAATTAATAGAATTGTCACCGGATTTAATTGTGACTTTTGGAGTAGACAACAATAATCCAATGTTGGATAATTTGAAAAAAAGCGGTTTAAATGTTTTGATTCAGGCAGATTGGATGGAGCAGTCCCCACTTGGAAAAGCTGAATGGATTAAACTTTATGGTGCTTTGTTTGGAAAAGAAGAAAAAGCAAAAGAATTATTTGATAAAATTGTGACAAGTTACAATCAGGCATTAAAATTAGTGACTGAAAAACCAGCAGTTTCAACAGTTTTATATGGTTCTATGTATGAAGATGTGTGGTATGTTGCCAAAGGAAACAGCTGGGTTGCCAAATTTATGAAAGATGCCCAGGCCAATTATTTATGGTCAGATTTAAAAGGAACGGGAAGTGAAGGTTTGTCATTTGAGAAAGTTCTCGATAAAGCCAAAACCGCCAATTTTTGGATTGTTTCAGGCTCCTTTACAACCTTGGACCAACTACAAAAAGCGAATCCGCATTACAGTGAGTTTGACGCTTTTAAAAACAAGTCGGTTTATTGTTTAGAAAGTAAGTTTGGTGCTACAGGCGGAACTATTTATTATGAAGTATCGCCAAGCCGTCCGGATTTGGTCCTGAAAGATTATATCAAAATTTTCCATCCGGATTTACTGCCGGGTTATGAATTTACTTTTGCAACAAAACTGAATTAA
- a CDS encoding tRNA (cytidine(34)-2'-O)-methyltransferase has translation MLNVVLVEPEIPNNTGNIGRLCVGTESRLHLIHPFGFVINDKNLKRSGLDYWVHLDVTEYQNVEEWIAQIPDQSRVFLMSSHSEKSYLENEFQDGDWLVFGKESVGLSKDFMARFENHLTIPMSPLIRSFNIANSVAFVIGEAKRQIGLKKV, from the coding sequence ATGCTAAACGTTGTTCTTGTAGAACCGGAAATACCAAATAATACCGGAAATATCGGTCGTTTGTGTGTAGGCACAGAAAGCCGTCTTCATTTAATTCATCCATTCGGATTTGTGATTAATGATAAAAACCTGAAACGTTCCGGATTGGATTACTGGGTTCATCTTGACGTAACGGAATATCAAAATGTAGAAGAATGGATTGCTCAGATTCCGGATCAATCACGTGTGTTTTTGATGAGTTCACATTCTGAAAAATCCTATTTGGAAAACGAATTTCAGGATGGTGACTGGCTTGTTTTCGGAAAAGAAAGTGTTGGTTTAAGCAAAGATTTTATGGCAAGATTCGAAAATCATCTGACTATTCCGATGTCGCCGCTGATTCGTTCTTTTAATATTGCGAATTCTGTTGCTTTTGTAATTGGCGAGGCTAAGAGACAGATTGGATTGAAAAAGGTTTAA
- the cobU gene encoding bifunctional adenosylcobinamide kinase/adenosylcobinamide-phosphate guanylyltransferase: MIYLITGGERSGKSSYAQNLALQLSNTPMYVATARKWDDDFQNRIDRHQKERDERWTNIEKEKYLSEIDFSGKTALIDCVTLWLTNFFVDTKNDVSLSLEEAKTEFKKIALQPNTNLIIVTNEIGMGVHADTHIGRKFTELQGWMNQFLASNADEVVLMVSGIPVKIKG; encoded by the coding sequence ATGATCTATTTAATTACCGGAGGCGAAAGATCCGGAAAAAGCAGCTACGCACAAAATCTCGCTTTGCAGCTTTCAAATACACCAATGTATGTGGCAACGGCCAGAAAATGGGATGATGATTTTCAGAACAGAATTGACCGCCACCAAAAGGAGCGTGATGAACGCTGGACGAATATTGAAAAAGAAAAATATTTGAGTGAGATTGATTTCTCTGGAAAAACAGCTTTGATTGACTGCGTAACACTTTGGCTGACCAATTTTTTTGTTGACACCAAAAATGATGTTTCATTATCACTTGAAGAAGCAAAGACTGAATTTAAAAAAATAGCGCTTCAACCTAATACGAACCTGATTATTGTAACAAACGAAATTGGGATGGGAGTTCATGCCGATACTCACATTGGCAGAAAATTTACCGAACTGCAAGGCTGGATGAATCAGTTTCTGGCGTCAAATGCCGATGAGGTTGTACTGATGGTTTCTGGGATTCCGGTTAAAATAAAAGGATAA